The uncultured Methanobrevibacter sp. DNA window AGAATTAAAAAGAACAATTGCTCGTGTTCTTACAATATTGAATGAAAAACAGAAGGAGAATTAAATGTCAAAAATCTGTGATGTATGTGGGCTTCCTGAAGAACTTTGTGTTTGTGAAGAAATTGCACGTGAAGTTCAAACTCTAAAAGTTTTTACAGTTAGAAGAAGATTCGGAAAACTCATGACTATTATCGAAGGTATAGATGAACACGATATCGATATTAAAGAACTCACAAAAACTCTTAAAGCAAAATGTGCTTGTGGGGGAACCGCTAAAAACGGACAAATTGAACTTCAAGGTGACCATAAGGTCAGAGTTAAAGAAGTATTGTCTGAATTAGGTTTTTCATCAGATACTATCGAAATTCGTGAATCTAAGAAAAATAATAAAAAAAGGAGATAATTCATCTATTCGATAAATTTCAATAAAATTTTGTAATTTTTCTGCATGATTTATTGTAAATGTTATGTTAA harbors:
- the yciH gene encoding stress response translation initiation inhibitor YciH, with translation MSKICDVCGLPEELCVCEEIAREVQTLKVFTVRRRFGKLMTIIEGIDEHDIDIKELTKTLKAKCACGGTAKNGQIELQGDHKVRVKEVLSELGFSSDTIEIRESKKNNKKRR